A genomic stretch from Dehalococcoidales bacterium includes:
- a CDS encoding inositol-3-phosphate synthase produces MGNINVAIIGVGNCASSLVQGVHYYKKAKENEFVPGLMHVNLGGYRISDINFVAAFDINKLKVGKDLAEAIFAPPNNTFKFTDVPATGVKVNRGMTHDGLGKYLAEIIEKAPGPTADIIGILKETKTHVVLNYLPVGSEEATKWYVEQVLAAGCGLINCIPVFIAREKYWQKRFEEKGLPVIGDDIKSQVGATIVHRVLTRLFMDRGVKLQRTYQLNFGGNTDFLNMLERERLESKKISKTNAVTSQLDYKLNPDDIHVGPSDYVPWLTDRKFCHIKMEGQTFGDVPLNLELKLEVWDSPNSAGVVIDAIRCCKLALDCGLKGSLTAPSSYFMKSPPVQYSDDEARRMVEEYITNCQQAGQKKSPAQ; encoded by the coding sequence GTGGGGAACATAAACGTAGCGATAATAGGGGTAGGTAATTGTGCCTCATCCCTGGTACAGGGTGTCCATTATTACAAGAAAGCTAAAGAAAACGAATTTGTGCCGGGGCTGATGCATGTTAACCTGGGTGGGTACCGCATAAGCGACATAAATTTTGTAGCCGCCTTCGATATCAATAAGCTAAAGGTCGGCAAGGATCTGGCGGAAGCAATCTTCGCTCCACCGAACAATACCTTCAAGTTTACCGATGTGCCTGCGACAGGGGTTAAGGTAAATAGGGGTATGACCCATGACGGTCTGGGCAAGTATCTTGCCGAAATAATCGAAAAGGCACCCGGCCCCACCGCTGATATTATCGGCATCCTCAAAGAAACGAAGACCCATGTGGTACTCAACTATTTACCCGTCGGCAGTGAGGAAGCGACCAAATGGTACGTCGAACAGGTGCTGGCGGCAGGCTGCGGCTTAATCAATTGTATTCCAGTCTTTATCGCCCGTGAGAAATACTGGCAAAAACGTTTCGAGGAGAAGGGACTCCCGGTCATCGGAGATGATATAAAATCTCAGGTCGGAGCGACGATTGTCCACCGTGTTCTCACCCGTCTTTTTATGGACCGTGGCGTCAAGCTGCAGCGGACATATCAGTTGAATTTCGGCGGCAATACCGACTTCCTCAACATGTTGGAACGGGAACGCCTGGAGTCTAAGAAAATATCGAAAACCAATGCGGTTACCTCACAGTTAGACTATAAGCTTAATCCTGACGACATTCACGTCGGCCCCAGCGATTATGTCCCCTGGCTTACCGACCGCAAGTTTTGTCATATCAAAATGGAGGGACAGACCTTCGGCGATGTCCCCCTGAACCTGGAACTAAAACTGGAGGTATGGGATAGCCCTAACTCAGCAGGAGTGGTCATTGACGCCATAAGGTGCTGCAAGCTTGCCCTGGACTGCGGATTGAAGGGCTCGCTGACGGCTCCATCATCCTACTTTATGAAGTCACCGCCCGTTCAATACAGCGATGATGAAGCCCGCCGGATGGTGGAAGAGTATATTACCAATTGCCAGCAGGCCGGGCAGAAGAAAAGTCCTGCTCAGTGA
- a CDS encoding glycosyltransferase family 4 protein, with translation MKIALVSPYDFSHPGGVVNHICSLGHYLTEMGHEVRFIAPASQSVTNLGDRFIPIGKPRPIPASGSIARITISPMLSTTITAMLDKEKFDIIHLHEPLMPMMCTTVLRMSCTANVGTFHAFDGKGYYAAKPFGNLFFKRWFSKLDGRIAVSKPAAEFVNRHFPEEYNIIPNGVDTEHFHPDVLPIDELCDGKLNILFVGRLEKRKGADHLLKAYQRVKEEIPNSRLIIVGPGTSLRGKYDRLVKKNGLKDVVFVGFTSYGELPRYYKTADIFCAPATGCESFGIVLLEAMAVGKPVVASNIAGYASILADGVEGILVPPKDDEKLARALISLLNDEPLRRRMGANGIRKAAEYDWKKIARKVLDFYIEVLKNKPEHRETFSLRKIIIEKMSSLVAESRRNGKTNRSS, from the coding sequence ATGAAGATAGCGTTAGTCTCACCCTATGACTTCTCTCACCCGGGTGGTGTGGTTAATCATATCTGCTCGCTGGGCCACTACCTTACCGAGATGGGACATGAAGTAAGGTTTATTGCTCCGGCTTCTCAGTCCGTCACTAACCTCGGCGACCGTTTTATTCCTATCGGCAAGCCCCGCCCTATACCCGCCAGCGGGTCTATTGCCCGTATTACCATATCACCCATGCTGTCAACGACGATAACCGCCATGCTCGATAAAGAGAAATTCGACATTATCCACCTCCACGAGCCGTTGATGCCCATGATGTGCACCACCGTGCTCCGTATGTCCTGTACCGCCAACGTGGGCACCTTTCACGCCTTCGATGGCAAGGGGTATTATGCTGCCAAGCCCTTCGGCAATTTATTTTTCAAGAGATGGTTCAGCAAGCTGGACGGTAGAATTGCCGTATCCAAGCCGGCGGCTGAATTCGTCAATAGACACTTCCCGGAAGAGTACAATATTATTCCCAACGGCGTCGATACAGAGCATTTTCACCCTGACGTATTACCAATCGACGAGTTATGTGACGGGAAGCTGAATATCCTGTTTGTCGGTCGTCTCGAAAAGCGAAAGGGAGCCGACCACCTGCTCAAAGCCTACCAGCGGGTCAAAGAGGAGATACCCAACTCACGGCTGATTATAGTAGGACCCGGGACCAGTCTACGCGGCAAGTATGATAGACTGGTCAAGAAAAACGGTTTGAAGGATGTCGTTTTTGTCGGTTTCACCAGCTATGGCGAGCTACCCAGGTACTATAAGACGGCCGACATCTTCTGTGCGCCGGCAACCGGCTGTGAGAGCTTCGGCATCGTTCTGCTGGAGGCAATGGCGGTGGGCAAACCGGTCGTCGCCTCGAACATAGCTGGCTATGCCAGCATATTAGCCGACGGCGTCGAGGGGATACTGGTACCGCCCAAAGATGATGAAAAACTGGCCCGGGCCCTGATCTCTCTGCTTAACGACGAGCCGTTAAGGCGCAGGATGGGGGCCAATGGGATACGCAAAGCGGCGGAGTATGACTGGAAGAAGATTGCCCGTAAGGTACTGGACTTCTATATCGAAGTGCTGAAAAACAAGCCCGAACATAGAGAGACCTTCTCATTAAGGAAGATCATCATAGAAAAAATGAGCAGCCTTGTTGCGGAAAGCAGACGGAATGGAAAAACTAACCGGAGTTCGTAA
- a CDS encoding CDP-alcohol phosphatidyltransferase family protein translates to MEKLTGVRKSAYRLTEPAVQLLMRTGITPNNLSWLGFSIAVGAAVLIATGHLFIAGFVVIAAGFFDMLDGSLARRTNRVTASGAVLDSTLDRVSEAVLLLGVMIFYLLLGNRPALGILFVCLALIGSPLTSYIRAKAEAIGIDCKMGLFTRPERVIVLAVGLLASPLNNNALIIALAVIATLSFVTAGQRLSYLLKQTGNQCGGRLG, encoded by the coding sequence ATGGAAAAACTAACCGGAGTTCGTAAGTCCGCCTACCGCCTTACTGAACCGGCCGTACAACTCCTGATGAGGACAGGTATTACCCCCAATAACTTAAGCTGGTTAGGCTTCTCAATAGCCGTGGGTGCTGCCGTCCTCATCGCTACCGGGCACCTCTTTATTGCCGGCTTTGTGGTAATTGCTGCCGGCTTCTTTGACATGCTGGACGGGTCGCTGGCGCGCCGTACTAACAGGGTCACAGCATCCGGCGCTGTCCTTGACTCCACCCTGGACCGCGTATCTGAGGCAGTGCTGCTGCTGGGCGTCATGATTTTCTACCTCCTCCTGGGCAACCGGCCCGCGCTGGGGATACTGTTTGTCTGCCTTGCCCTAATCGGCTCGCCACTGACAAGCTATATCAGGGCGAAGGCGGAAGCAATAGGAATAGACTGCAAAATGGGTTTGTTCACCAGGCCGGAGCGGGTAATTGTGCTGGCGGTAGGTCTACTGGCCAGCCCTCTTAACAACAACGCCCTAATCATCGCCCTGGCTGTCATAGCTACCTTAAGTTTTGTTACCGCCGGGCAGAGGCTGTCCTATTTACTCAAACAAACCGGAAATCAGTGTGGGGGAAGGTTAGGATAA
- a CDS encoding adenylosuccinate synthase, translating to MSVIAVIGAQWGDEGKGKIVDLLAEKARVVVRFSGGDNAGHTVINQYGEFGLHIIPSGIFYPGVTCIVGNGVVINPEILIGEISQLEQRGVDTGRLFISDRAHLIMPYHTLLDGLEEESRGGNAIGTTRKGIGPAFADKTARLGIRVGDLLEKEALLKRLRFILESKNAILTRVYGVKPLSVDEIYSRYCRYGELLAPRIRETVVMLSEALDRNEPIMLEGAQGALLDPDFGTYPYTTSSSPLAGGSCLGSGIGPKQVKSILGVVKAYCTRVGGGPMPTELTDETGDSIRELAHEYGTTTGRPRRCGWFDAVATRFSARVNSLTGIAITRLDVLDTLPRLKICTGYKLEGEVINYFPASITALSKCQPVYEELPGWQSATSHIRDYEQLPAEARQYVVRLEKLTACPANIISVGPERDQTIHKIPLSF from the coding sequence ATGTCGGTTATTGCTGTTATTGGAGCGCAATGGGGAGACGAAGGAAAGGGTAAGATAGTCGACCTTTTGGCTGAAAAAGCAAGAGTAGTGGTACGTTTTTCGGGTGGTGATAATGCCGGGCATACCGTAATCAACCAATACGGTGAATTCGGGCTGCATATTATCCCGTCCGGTATTTTCTATCCCGGGGTTACCTGCATCGTCGGCAACGGGGTAGTAATCAACCCGGAGATACTCATCGGTGAGATTAGCCAGCTTGAGCAACGGGGTGTGGACACCGGCAGGCTGTTTATCAGCGACCGGGCTCACCTGATTATGCCCTACCACACCCTGCTTGATGGTCTGGAAGAAGAATCAAGGGGAGGCAATGCAATCGGGACAACGCGCAAGGGCATCGGGCCCGCCTTTGCCGACAAGACGGCCAGGCTGGGTATCAGGGTAGGTGACCTTCTGGAGAAAGAAGCACTGCTGAAGCGTCTGCGCTTTATCCTGGAAAGCAAGAACGCCATTCTGACCAGGGTCTACGGGGTGAAGCCCCTGTCAGTGGATGAAATCTACAGCCGGTACTGCCGGTATGGAGAACTACTGGCCCCTCGCATCCGGGAGACAGTGGTAATGCTGTCGGAAGCACTGGATAGGAATGAGCCGATTATGCTGGAGGGAGCCCAAGGAGCACTGCTTGATCCTGACTTCGGCACATACCCCTATACCACCTCATCCTCACCCCTGGCCGGTGGCAGTTGTCTGGGCAGCGGTATCGGCCCGAAGCAGGTTAAAAGCATACTGGGCGTAGTTAAGGCTTATTGCACCAGGGTAGGTGGCGGCCCCATGCCAACTGAGCTAACTGACGAGACCGGAGACTCTATTCGGGAACTGGCCCATGAGTACGGTACTACCACCGGCAGGCCGCGCCGCTGCGGTTGGTTCGACGCCGTAGCGACCCGTTTCAGCGCCCGGGTTAACAGCTTGACCGGTATTGCCATTACCCGCCTTGATGTCCTTGATACCCTGCCCCGATTGAAGATATGTACCGGCTATAAACTGGAGGGAGAGGTAATCAATTACTTCCCGGCAAGTATAACCGCTCTGAGCAAGTGTCAACCCGTCTACGAGGAGCTGCCCGGCTGGCAGTCTGCTACCAGCCACATCCGGGACTACGAGCAGCTACCGGCTGAGGCCAGACAATATGTCGTCAGGCTGGAAAAGCTTACTGCCTGCCCGGCCAACATTATCTCGGTAGGTCCCGAAAGAGATCAGACCATTCATAAAATACCCCTGTCATTCTAG